ATCGCGAAGCTGGAAGCTGAAATGGAAGAGGTTAAAAAGAATTTGGCAAACCTGGTGGAATATGCCATCGAGTACTTCAAAGATCTGAAAAAACGCTTCGGGGCCGGGAAGGAACGTCGTACTGAAATGAAAGTGTTCGACAACATTGCTGCTACGAAAGTTATTATTGCCAACCGCAAATTATATGTCGATGTTGAAGAAGGATTCATTGGTTGGGGCTTGAAAAAGACCGAAGCAGTCAACGATTGTTCTGAGATTGACGATATCATCGTCTTCTTCGATACCGGTAAATTTATTGTGACCAAAGTTGCCGAGAAAAAATTCGTAGGGAAGGGAATTGTTCATGCGGATGTCTGGAAGAAAGGCGATAAACGCACGATTTACCACGTCATGTACCAGGATGGTGCCGGTGGCGCTACGATGATGAAACGTTTCTTCGTGAACTCGGTAACACGGGATACGGAATACGATCTGACACGTGGAATCAAAGGATCGAAACTGTTGTACTTCTCGGTTCACCCGAACGGAGAGCGGGAAGTGGTTACGGTAATGCTTCGTCCGCGTCCGCATTTAAAACGCCTGCGCTGGGATGTGGATTTAGGCGATTTATTGATCAAAGGCCGCCAATCTGCCGGAAATCGCGTAACGAAAGAGATCGTACAAAAGATTACCCAAAAAGAGGTCGGAGGTTCTACGCTTGCTGCGCGTAAGATTTGGTACGATACCGTTGTAGGACGTTTGAACGACGAAGGAAGAGGAAAATTCCTGGGCTCTTTCAAAGGAGAAGACCGTATTTTGACCTTGTATAAAAACGGGGATTACCGCTTGTCTACATTCGATTTGGCAACTCACTACGATGAAGATATGATCCACATTGAAAAGTGGGTTCCGGAAAGACCGATTTCAGCGGTTTACTACGACGGAGACAAAGATCTGCACTATGTGAAACGTTTTACCTGTGAAATCACTTCCGATAAACGCGTTTCCTACATTTCGGAATCCGAAGGCTCGTACCTGGATTGTGTTTCCACAGCCTACAGGCCGGTTGTTCGTATCGTTTATAACAAGTTACTGAAAGAAACGAAAAACCTTCCGGACAATGAAGTTGCTTTGGCAGATTTCATTGACGTAAAAGGAATGAAGGCACAGGGCAACCAGCTGACAAAGTTGAAAGTGAAAGAAGTCGTTCTGACACATGAGATCGAAGGATCAGAACCGTGGCCGGATGAAGAACCGCTGGAACTGGAAATCGACAATTCGGAAGATTCCGATGGAGATACCGAAAATACGGATGGGGAAAGCCCGACGATCGAATGGGATATGACCAAAGATCCGGATGATCCCGAACCGACATTGTTTTAAATAAATTTAATAGTAGGGGTGAAAATTTTTCACCCCTACTACATTTGAAATAAATTAAATTGTACCACCAGGTATTATACTAGTTGGTATAATACCTGGTGGTATAAATAGCGTGTTGTTATCTTTCTTTTATCCGGTAAAAGCCGTATATTTAAGTATAAATTGACACACCATGCAAGAACTCTATTCACCCTTTATTTTTGGTAATACTGTAAGCACGGAAGCGTATACGAACCGGGAAAACGAAGCGCACCGGTTGAAACAGAACCTGTTGGGAGGAATCAACACCATTTTGATCTCACCACGTCGCTGGGGTAAATCTTCGCTTGTAGAACGGGTGTTGATCGATATCAATAAATCGGATAAGAAGTGTAAAACGGTCTTGCTGGATCTCTTTACAGTCAATAGTGAAGTGGATTTCTTTGAATTGTTCACCCGGGAGGTTATCAAAGCAACTTCTACCAAATGGGAAGATTGGGTACGCGACACGAAAACCTTTTTAGCGCAGCTGGTTCCTACTGTTCATGTTGGAGTGAATCCGCACCTGGATTTTACGATCAAGTACGAGCAGGAGAAAGTTCGGGAGTTTGCGGATGAAATACTGAATTTGCCCGAACGCATTGCAACCGAAAAAGGAATCCGGATGGTAATTTGCCTCGATGAATTCCAAAATCTTACCAATCTTGTCGAATACGAACCGCTGGAAAAGAAAATGCGTGCAATCTGGCAGCGCCAAAAACTGGTTTCTTACTGTTTATTTGGCAGTAAACGCCACATGCTTGAAGCCATTTTCAACAATCCGTCTAAGCCCTTTTACCGTTTTGGCGATTTAATGTTGCTTCCGAAAATCAAAGAAGAAGCCTGGGTGAAGTTTATCCAATCGAGTTTCCGGAAGTCAGGGAAACAGATCCCGAAAGAAATTGCCACCATGGTTCCCCGCCTGATGAAAAACCATTCCTGGTATGTTCAGCAATTATCCCATTATGTCTGGAACCAAAACCGGGGAGGAGAGCCGGTCGACAAACAAATCATCCAACACGCCTTAACGGAATTGATCTTCGCGAATCAACCCTTGTACCAGCGCGAAATTGAAGGAATGAGTACCACACAGATCAATTTACTGAAAGCAATTTATCAGAAAGAAAAACAACTCACTGCATCGGCGGTGATGCGAAACTACGCATTGGGAACTCCGCGGAATGTTTCCAAAAACCGCTCTATCCTCGAAGGACGCGATATGATTATCAAAGATGAATCGGGGATTTACGAGTTTTTAGATCCCGCTTTCGAATTGTGGTTCGGGAAGCAGTATTTTCAAACACCCTGGATTTCAGCAGTGGAATAGTTCTAACTGTTTCTGACGTGGCAGATTCAAATGTTCAAATTGAACCATTTGAACTCTCTTTTTTGAACTCTTTGAACGTTCTTACTTCTCCACCTGCAACTGAAGCGCACATTTCTTGCCCAAACGCTTCATATGCCTGAAATGAGAGGCCAATGCCTGCCCGGCGCTCGGATATGAATAGTAATTCACCCCGAATTCTTCACAGGTTTTAGCCACGATCTTTTGAATAGCCGGATAATGAATGTGGGAAATGCGCGGGAATAAATGATGTTCGACCTGGTAATTCAATCCACCGACAAACCAGCTTACAATTTTGCTGTCAACCGCAAAATCGCTTGTTGTAGCCAGTTGATGCACGGCCCATTCGTTCTCAACCACCAGTTCTTTGCAGTGACAATGTTCAAACTCCACGTTTTCAACCACGTGTGCCAACTGGAATACGAAAGACATCGTTAAACCGAGCATCGCATGCATCACCGTAAATCCAAGAATGGTCCAGCCGATTCCCCAAACGAATGAAGGAAGTACCAAATACAATCCGAAATAAACGACACGCGTCACCCAGAACATTACGTGATCAAACGGTTTCATGCGGCAAACTTCCACGTTGAAACGGGAACCTAAGATGTAATCTTCGAAATCCTTTACTAAAACCCAGTAAATAGTAGAAATACTGTATAAGAACGGCAAATAGATATGTTGAAAACGGTGAGCCTTGAAACGTGGCTGGGATTCGCTCATTCTCAGGAATGGAGTTTTAGCAATATCGTCATCAATTCCGTCGATATTGGTATATGTGTGGTGAACCAGGTTGTGTTTCTGGCGCCACATAAAGGAATCGCTTCCCAATGCGTTCATTGACAATCCGAAGAAATAATTCACGCTTTTCTTTTTTGAAAAAGCCTCGTGACAAGCATCATGCATGATATTGAAACCGACCAAAGCCTGCACAAATCCCAACAATCCGGACAAGATCAAAGCCAGGTATCCGGGGATCGGAAGCAGCATGACAGTACAATAGATAGCAATATAAAAAGTAATGATGATAAAGGCTTTTAGATAGAGTTTCCAGTTTCCGGAAGTTTCCAATTGATTTTCATCAAAGTAATTCTGGACAGATTTCCTTAGGGTACAGAAGAATTCGCCCTGAGGCTTGGAAAATTGAACTTTTTTCAAACGGCACGTATTTAAAATTCAATGCAAAGCTACGAAATAAAAGCGTTGGTTCCGGATTAATTGATTGACAGGTCAATGGATAGCGCAGATTCCGATGCAAAAAACGCTTTTTTTAACCTGAATAATTATTTATCTTTGCTGCTCCCAGGGATGATTTCTCTCCTGCGACCGCAAATGAGGAAAGGATGATTGCTCTCCGCGACGAGTGATAGTAGCTTAAAAAAAGATTATTATGGAAACACTGGACAAATTGTCATCGGAAGAATTGATGCAATTGGAAGATCGCTATGGAGCGCACAATTATCACCCGCTTCCGGTTGTACTTGCTAAAGGAGAAGGAGTATATGTTTGGGATGTGGAAGGGAAAAAGTATTTCGACTTCCTGTCTGCTTATTCAGCAGTGAACCAGGGACATTGTCACCCGAAAATTGTAAAAGCATTGACAGACCAGGCGCAAACCCTGACTTTAACTTCCCGCGCTTTCTATAACGACACTTTGGGAGTTTACGAAAAATTCGTAGCTGAGTACTTCGGCTTCGATAAGGTACTTCCGATGAATACCGGTGCTGAAGCAGTTGAAACAGCGATTAAAATTGCCCGCAAATGGGGATATGAAAAGAAAGGGGTTGCTGAAAACCAGGCGCAGATCATTGTGTGTGAGCAAAACTTCCACGGAAGAACCACAACCATTGTTTCATTCTCCAGCGATCCGGATGCAAATACCAATTTCGGTCCGTTTACACCGGGGTTTATCCGCATTCCGTACAATGATTTGGATGCATTGGCAGAAGCGGCAAAACAACCGAATGTTATCGGGTTCCTGGTTGAACCGATTCAGGGAGAAGCCGGAGTATATGTTCCGGATGACGGTTACCTGGCCGGGGCAAAAGAAATTTGTTCGAAGAATAACGTTCTGTTTATTGCCGATGAGGTTCAGACAGGAATTGCACGTACCGGGAAATTATTGGCGGTTGATCATGAAAATGTAAAACCGGACATTTTA
The window above is part of the Fluviicola sp. genome. Proteins encoded here:
- a CDS encoding acyl-CoA desaturase; translated protein: MKKVQFSKPQGEFFCTLRKSVQNYFDENQLETSGNWKLYLKAFIIITFYIAIYCTVMLLPIPGYLALILSGLLGFVQALVGFNIMHDACHEAFSKKKSVNYFFGLSMNALGSDSFMWRQKHNLVHHTYTNIDGIDDDIAKTPFLRMSESQPRFKAHRFQHIYLPFLYSISTIYWVLVKDFEDYILGSRFNVEVCRMKPFDHVMFWVTRVVYFGLYLVLPSFVWGIGWTILGFTVMHAMLGLTMSFVFQLAHVVENVEFEHCHCKELVVENEWAVHQLATTSDFAVDSKIVSWFVGGLNYQVEHHLFPRISHIHYPAIQKIVAKTCEEFGVNYYSYPSAGQALASHFRHMKRLGKKCALQLQVEK
- a CDS encoding DNA gyrase/topoisomerase IV subunit A, which translates into the protein MSEDEIGPVDPENDDLNNEEGGEEESSFGTDDHKHTDENIIPLSGLYENWFLDYASYVILERAVPSLHDGFKPVQRRILHSMKELDDGRYNKVANVIGNTMKYHPHGDASIGDALVQLGQKELLIDCQGNWGNTLTGDGAAAPRYIEARLSKFANHVVFNPKTTNWLLSYDGRNKEPDNLPVKFPILLAQGAEGIAVGMACKILPHNFNELIEQSINHLRGKKVEIFPDFLNGGMADFTNYNDGLRGGKVRVRAKIKKVDNKTLTINEIPFGCTTSSLIESIIKANDKGKIKVKKIEDNTAAEAEIVIHLAPGVSPDKTIDALYAFTDCEVSISPNASVIDGDTPRFMGVSEILKVNTDNTLQLLKRELEIRLSELEAQWHFSTLEKIFIREEMYIDFKLYSDKENLFQYMYKRFEKFKKQFIREIVDEDLQRLTQIPMIRITRFDSDKADELIAKLEAEMEEVKKNLANLVEYAIEYFKDLKKRFGAGKERRTEMKVFDNIAATKVIIANRKLYVDVEEGFIGWGLKKTEAVNDCSEIDDIIVFFDTGKFIVTKVAEKKFVGKGIVHADVWKKGDKRTIYHVMYQDGAGGATMMKRFFVNSVTRDTEYDLTRGIKGSKLLYFSVHPNGEREVVTVMLRPRPHLKRLRWDVDLGDLLIKGRQSAGNRVTKEIVQKITQKEVGGSTLAARKIWYDTVVGRLNDEGRGKFLGSFKGEDRILTLYKNGDYRLSTFDLATHYDEDMIHIEKWVPERPISAVYYDGDKDLHYVKRFTCEITSDKRVSYISESEGSYLDCVSTAYRPVVRIVYNKLLKETKNLPDNEVALADFIDVKGMKAQGNQLTKLKVKEVVLTHEIEGSEPWPDEEPLELEIDNSEDSDGDTENTDGESPTIEWDMTKDPDDPEPTLF
- the rocD gene encoding ornithine--oxo-acid transaminase, encoding METLDKLSSEELMQLEDRYGAHNYHPLPVVLAKGEGVYVWDVEGKKYFDFLSAYSAVNQGHCHPKIVKALTDQAQTLTLTSRAFYNDTLGVYEKFVAEYFGFDKVLPMNTGAEAVETAIKIARKWGYEKKGVAENQAQIIVCEQNFHGRTTTIVSFSSDPDANTNFGPFTPGFIRIPYNDLDALAEAAKQPNVIGFLVEPIQGEAGVYVPDDGYLAGAKEICSKNNVLFIADEVQTGIARTGKLLAVDHENVKPDILILGKAISGGVYPVSAVFANDEIMMVIKPGQHGSTFGGNPLAAKVAIAALEVVKDEKLAENAERLGKLFRAEMNRIIEQTDLIVKVRGKGLLNAIIVNDTEQSKTAWNLCVELKNNGLLAKPTHGNIIRFAPPLVMTEQQLMGCVAIIEKTILNFKK
- a CDS encoding ATP-binding protein, with translation MQELYSPFIFGNTVSTEAYTNRENEAHRLKQNLLGGINTILISPRRWGKSSLVERVLIDINKSDKKCKTVLLDLFTVNSEVDFFELFTREVIKATSTKWEDWVRDTKTFLAQLVPTVHVGVNPHLDFTIKYEQEKVREFADEILNLPERIATEKGIRMVICLDEFQNLTNLVEYEPLEKKMRAIWQRQKLVSYCLFGSKRHMLEAIFNNPSKPFYRFGDLMLLPKIKEEAWVKFIQSSFRKSGKQIPKEIATMVPRLMKNHSWYVQQLSHYVWNQNRGGEPVDKQIIQHALTELIFANQPLYQREIEGMSTTQINLLKAIYQKEKQLTASAVMRNYALGTPRNVSKNRSILEGRDMIIKDESGIYEFLDPAFELWFGKQYFQTPWISAVE